The Carassius carassius chromosome 2, fCarCar2.1, whole genome shotgun sequence genome has a segment encoding these proteins:
- the LOC132098419 gene encoding histone H2B-like has product MPEPAKPAPKKGSKKAVTKSAAKGGKKRRKSRKESYAIYVYKVLKQVHPDTGISSKAMGIMNSFVNDIFERIAGESSRLAHYNKRSTITSREIQTAVRLLLPGELAKHAVSEGTKAVTKYTSSK; this is encoded by the coding sequence ATGCCTGAACCAGCAAAGCCCGCGCCGAAGAAAGGCTCCAAGAAGGCCGTCACGAAGAGCGCCGCGAAAGGAGGAAAGAAGCGCAGAAAGTCCAGGAAGGAGAGCTACGCCATCTACGTGTATAAAGTGCTGAAGCAGGTTCATCCTGACACCGGGATCTCTTCGAAGGCGATGGGCATCATGAACTCTTTCGTCAACGACATCTTCGAGCGCATCGCCGGTGAGTCGTCTCGTCTCGCTCACTACaacaaacgctccaccatcacttCCCGAGAGATCCAGACCGCCGTGCGTCTGCTGCTGCCCGGGGAGCTGGCCAAACACGCCGTGTCTGAGGGCACCAAGGCCGTCACCAAGTACACCAGCTCCAAGTAG
- the LOC132111443 gene encoding histone H2A-like codes for MSGRGKTGGKARAKAKTRSSRAGLQFPVGRVHRLLRKGNYAERVGAGAPVYLAAVLEYLTAEILELAGNAARDNKKTRIIPRHLQLAVRNDEELNKLLGRVTIAQGGVLPNIQAVLLPKKTEKPAKAK; via the coding sequence ATGAGCGGAAGAGGCAAAACCGGCGGCAAAGCGAGAGCGAAGGCCAAGACTCGCTCCTCCAGAGCAGGGCTGCAGTTCCCCGTCGGTCGTGTTCACAGACTTCTCCGCAAAGGGAACTACGCCGAGCGCGTCGGTGCCGGAGCTCCCGTCTATCTGGCGGCTGTGCTCGAGTATCTGACCGCTGAGATCCTGGAGTTGGCTGGAAACGCCGCGAGAGACAACAAGAAGACCCGCATCATTCCCCGTCACCTGCAGCTGGCGGTGCGCAATGATGAGGAGCTCAACAAACTCCTGGGTCGAGTGACCATCGCTCAGGGCGGCGTGCTGCCCAACATCCAGGCCGTGCTGCTGCCCAAGAAGACCGAGAAACCCGCCAAAGCCAAGTAA
- the LOC132111429 gene encoding histone H1-like gives MAETAPAAAAPPAKAPKKKSAAKAKKAGPAVGDLIVKAVSASKERSGVSLAALKKALAAGGYDVEKKNSRIKLAIKSLVTKGILLQVKGTGASGSFKISKKETETKKKPAKKAAPKAKKPAAKKPAAAKKPKSAAAKKPAAKKSPKKAKKPTAAAKKATKSPKKATKPAAPKKAAKSPKKTKTAKPKTAKPKAAKPKKAAPKKK, from the coding sequence ATGGCAGAAACCGCCCCAGCTGCAGCCGCCCCGCCGGCCAAAGCGCCCAAGAAGAAGTCCGCCGCTAAAGCCAAGAAAGCAGGTCCAGCTGTCGGTGATCTGATCGTTAAAGCCGTGTCCGCATCCAAGGAGAGGAGCGGCGTGTCTCTCGCTGCTCTGAAGAAAGCTCTCGCTGCCGGCGGCTACGACGTGGAGAAGAAAAACTCCCGCATCAAGCTCGCCATCAAGAGCCTGGTGACTAAAGGCATCCTGCTGCAGGTCAAAGGAACCGGCGCCTCGGGATCCTTCAAGATCAGCAAGAAGGAGACCGAGACCAAGAAGAAGCCGGCGAAGAAAGCGGCTCCTAAAGCCAAGAAGCCCGCGGCCAAGAAACCCGCTGCTGCCAAGAAGCCCAAGAGCGCAGCGGCAAAGAAGCCCGCCGCTAAGAAATCACCCAAGAAGGCCAAGAAACCCACTGCCGCCGCTAAGAAGGCCACCAAGAGCCCCAAGAAGGCGACGAAGCCCGCGGCGCCCAAGAAAGCAGCCAAGAGCCCCAAAAAGACCAAGACCGCCAAACCCAAGACAGCGAAGCCTAAAGCTGCCAAGCCTAAAAAGGCAGCTCCCAAGAAGAAGTAA